The Peromyscus eremicus chromosome 11, PerEre_H2_v1, whole genome shotgun sequence genome includes a window with the following:
- the Otulin gene encoding ubiquitin thioesterase otulin isoform X2 produces the protein MDIMDYCKKEWRGNTQKATCMKKGYEEVSQKFTSIRRVRGDNYCALRATLFQAMSQLAELPLWLQDPELTLLPEKLINKHSWIKQWKLGLRFDGKNEDLVERIKESLALLRKKWASLAEMKTAEARQLACDELFTNEEEEYSLYEAVKFLMLNRAIELYDDKEKGKEVPFFSVLLFARDTSNDPGQLLRNHLNQVGHTGGLEQVEMFLLAYAVRHTIQVYRLSKYNTEEFITVYPTDPPKDWPMVTLIAEDDRHYNIPVRVCEETSL, from the exons GGCTATGAGGAAGTTTCTCAGAAATTCACATCTATAAGGCGAGTACGTGGTGATAATTACTGTGCACTGAGGGCCACACTGTTCCAGGCCATGAGCCAGCTGGCGGAGCTGCCCCTCTGGCTGCAGGACCCGGAGCTCACGCTG TTACCAGAGAAGCTGATAAACAAGCACAGCTGGATCAAGCAGTGGAAACTCGGACTGAGGTTTGATGGGAAGAATGAGGACCTGGTTGAAAGAATCAAGGAGTCTCTTGCCCTGCTGAGGAAGAAG TGGGCGAGCCTGGCTGAAATGAAGACTGCTGAAGCCAGGCAGCTGGCGTGTGATGAACTGTTCACAAATGAAGAGGAGGAGTACAGCCTCTATGAAGCCGTCAAATTTCTAATGTTAAACAGAGCCATCGAACTCTATGATGataaagagaagggaaaggaagtccCGTTTTTTTCTGTGCTCTTATTTGCTCGAGACACATCAAATGACCCTGGACAGCTGCTAAGGAACCACCTAAACCAGGTGGGACACACTGGTGGCCTTGAACAG GTTGAAATGTTCCTTCTTGCCTATGCTGTTCGCCACACCATCCAGGTGTACCGGCTGTCCAAGTATAACACCGAGGAGTTCATCACAGTCTATCCTACTGACCCCCCCAAGGACTGGCCAATGGTGACCCTCATAGCTGAGGACGATCGGCACTATAACATCCCTGTCAGAGTGTGTGAGGAGACAAGTCTATGA